The Candidatus Thiothrix anitrata genome includes the window GTTCGGAAGTTGCGCCACCCACTGCTGGTGTGGTCAATTCATCTTCGTTAACAATCGCCGCACCCGTTGCCGAACCTGCCAAACTACCGCTGGAGAGGTAATCCACAGGCGTGGTTTCCTTGAGGGTGTAAGTTCCGGCAATACCGCAAAGCTGTATACGCCGTTAGCATCGGTTGTCGCCGTCGCAGTTACTGGCTGGCCTAACGCATCCACACCCGTCAGGGTAATGGTTACGCCTGCAATACCGGTTTCGCCGCTGTCTTTCACGCCGTTGGCATTGAGATCTTTCAGCACCATACCGCTAATGCGTGCCGGGCTAAACCTGCATCCAAGGTTTGATCGCTTGCACCCGAAGCCAAGGTAACACTGGCAGTGCTGCCGGTGGTGGTATCCGCGTTGGAATCTTGTTCGGCTGTACCTTGCGCCGCCTGCGTAAACGCCGCACCGGTTGGCAAGGTAAACTTCACGCTGTATTCACCCGGCAATACCACAAACTGGTATTTACCCGCTGCATCGGTCAGCGTTGTTACTGCATTACCCGCAACATCCAATACGGGCGCACCGGCTTTATCCAGCAATGCTACGGTAATGCCAGCAACAGGCGGTTCGCCCGCGTCTTGCTTGCCGTCACCATTGGTATCCAGCCACACGTAATCGCCCAGTTTCGCTGGCACAACACCTGCGTCCACGGTTTGATTACCCACGCCGGAAACCACTGTTACCGCGACTTTGCCATCGCCGGAAGGATCGGAATCCAAAGTGTCATCCGTGCCTTGGTTTGCACCCACCAGCGTCATACCTGCCAGGGTTTCAAACTGCACGGTGTGATTGCCGGTAAAACGGCAGCGAAGTTGTAGAAGCCGGAAGCATCAGTGGTTTTGGTGTCAACAACCTTATTCGTGCCGTCGAGCAATTTCACGGTAACGTTAGGCACGCCGGTTCGCCACTATCTTGCAGGTTATTGCCGTTGAGATCCAACCACACACGGTCGCCCAAAGAACCGGATTTAATCCCCGCGTCAACATCCACAATCGCATCGCCGGAAGCAACCGGGAAGCTGTGACTTGTGCCGTTCGCAGGGTCTACGTCGCTGTCTTTGGTGTCGTTACCGCCTTCGTCTTTGAGGACGAATTCCATATTGGCAGGTTGCAGCACTTGCACGCTGTAATTACCCGGCACTACGCCAGTGAAGGTGTAAACGCCATCCGCACCACTGGTGGTGGTAGCAATGACTTTACCGCTGGTAGCATCAAGTAAGT containing:
- a CDS encoding SdrD B-like domain-containing protein encodes the protein MVLKDLNANGVKDSGETGIAGVTITLTGVDALGQPVTATATTDANGVYSFAVLPELTPSRKPRLWITSPAVVWQVRQRVRRLLTKMN
- a CDS encoding SdrD B-like domain-containing protein, with the translated sequence MPGVRPASISGRVWSDNNTPNSIDDDGAENGVVGVTVNLLDATSGKVIATTTSGADGVYTFTGVVPGNYSVQVLQPANMEFVLKDEGGNDTKDSDVDPANGTSHSFPVASGDAIVDVDAGIKSGSLGDRVWLDLNGNNLQDSGEPACLTLP
- a CDS encoding SdrD B-like domain-containing protein produces the protein MQFETLAGMTLVGANQGTDDTLDSDPSGDGKVAVTVVSGVGNQTVDAGVVPAKLGDYVWLDTNGDGKQDAGEPPVAGITVALLDKAGAPVLDVAGNAVTTLTDAAGKYQFVVLPGEYSVKFTLPTGAAFTQAAQGTAEQDSNADTTTGSTASVTLASGASDQTLDAGLARHALAVWC